In the genome of Desulfovibrio desulfuricans, the window CTCGGTATTGTGGAAGGGCTGCACCACCAGAGGGGCTGTTGCCGGGGGCTTTGCGGGCCTGCTGGCCGCGCTGGTCATGACCATGCTCTCGGATGCCGTGTGGGTGGCAACCCTGGGCAATCCGCCCGGCTCCGCGCCCTTTCCGTATTCCTCCCCGGCCATCTTTTCCATGCCCCTGGCCTTTTTGTGCATCTGGGTAGTGTCCATATGCGATCAGTCCCCGCAGGCGCAGAAGGAACGGGAGGCTTTTGCCGACCAGAAAATCCGGTCTGAGACCGGCCTTGGAGCTTTCAAACCCACGGCGCATTAAGACGACAAACGCGCTACGCCCCTATACCAAGGCCGTGCAGCAATGCCTGACATGGGGCAGCGTTTGCCTTGCAGACAAACCACCAAACAGCCTGCCCGCCCGGAAACAGATATTTTTCGGGCGGGCAGGCTCAACGAATTTGTAAACAACCTCCACAAAAGCAACACGGCATTGCAGGGCATCTTATTTTGCGGCGCGCGACTGCGTATGCCAACGCATTCCGGTTGCGGCGCTTTTCTTTGCGGGCTTGCCTTGCCGACTGCTGCAAATTTTGCCATGATGTTCATGACGCTTCTGCCGGTTTTTTTGGCCCTTATACCCTTGTCCGGCGCAACAATCCTTTGAGGAGGGCATCCATGCTTACCCCCAACCAGTGTGTGCTTTACAGCGGCGGCGCCGCAGGAACAGAGCAGTTCTTCGGCGCTTTGGCCGAAAGCTGGGGTATGGAAGAAGTAAACTACAGCTTTGAAGGTCACCAGATCGAACGTACGCGCGGCGTGCGGGTGCTCACCTCTGAAGAACTGGCCCTCAAGGATGTCAGCCTGACCTACGTTTCACGCCTCATGAGCCGCGAATACACGCGCGCACCCCTTTTCCGCAAAGTCTTGCAGTCCATCTGCTGGCAGGTCAGCAGCGGCGAGCAGATCATCGTTATCGGCGCAGTCCAGCCTGACGGCACCGTCAAGGGCGGCACCGGGTGGGGAGCGGAATTCGCCAAGATATGCAACAAGCCCCTGCTTGTTTTTGATCAGCCAAAGAATGCCTGGTTTTTCTGGAACAAGGACAACTGGACCCAGACAACCGAACCCATGATCACCCATGCCCATTTTGCCGCCACCGGCACACGTTTTCTTGAAGACAATGGCCGTATCGCCATTCAAGACCTGTTTGCGCGTTCTTTTTCACGCTAAAGCAGAATACTATTGTCAATGCGCTAGAAAGATAATCCGCTTCTGCTGCAACGGCCCCTGGTTCGCAAACGGCCCGGGGGCCGTGCTTGCGGCATGTACCCCACCTGCCGCAGGCAGCGCCTCAGCCCATAGTACCGGAGAATTCATGAGCCGTCAGTTTACCCCCGCAGAGCAGGCAGTGCTGCGCATCGTGCAGGACAATCTGCCTGATTCGCTCACGCCTTACGCCGATATTGCCGAAAAGGCAGGAATGACAGAAGCCCAGGTGCTTGAGCTGCTTGGTTCGCTCAAGGAATCCGGGGCAATCCGCCGTTTTGGAGCCAGCATCAAACACCAGAAAACCGGCTGGACGCACAACGCCATGGTGGCATGGAAGATCGCCCCCGATCTGGTGGAACAGTGCGGCACGCAGGCCTCCCTGCACGACCATATCTCCCATGTCTACTACCGCCCCAGTTCCGCGCCCGACTGGCCGTATGAACTCTACACCATGATTCATGGCCGTAGCGAAGCCGAGTGTCTTGGCGTGGTGGAAGACCTCAAGCGCGATACCCTGCTGCGCGAGCATGCCGTGCTGCGCAGCCTCAAGGAACTGAAAAAAATTTCCATGACCTATTTTGCCTGATACAAGGAGCCTTTGATGGATACCACTTCTCGGCAGCTTTTTGAAAAGGCCTGCGCGGTTATTCCCGGCGGCGTCAACAGCCCTGTGCGCGCCTGCCACAACGTGGACAGCCAGCCCCTGTTCATAGCTGAAGCTCACGGCTGCCGGATTACCGATGTGGACGGCCACGAGTATGTCGACTTTGTACTCTCCTGGGGTCCCATGATCCTTGGGCATGACGAACCTTCCGTCACCCGGGCCGTGTGCGAGGCCGCCAAACGCGGCACCAGCTACGGCGCTCCATGCCCGGCAGAAGTAACCCTGGCCGAAGAAGTGGTTGCCGCCATGCCCAGCCTTGAAATGGTGCGCATGGTCAACTCCGGCACAGAGGCCACCATGAGCGCCCTGCGCCTGGCCCGCGCCGCCACCAAGAGGGACAAGGTGCTCAAGTTTGTGGGCTGCTACCACGGCCACGCCGACCCCTTCCTCGCCGCCGCCGGTTCGGGCCTTGCCACGTTCTCCATTCCCGGCACTCCCGGCGTGCCCGCAGCCGTTGTGGCCGACACCCTGCTTGCTCCTTACAACGACCTTGATGCCGTCAAGGCTATCTTTGAGCAGCATGGAGCGAGCATCGCCGCCATCATCGTGGAGCCTGTGGCCGCCAACATGGGCCTTGTGCTGCCCAAGCCCGGCTTTCTTGAAGGCCTGCGCGCCGTCTGCGACCAGTACGGCAGCCTGCTCATTTTTGACGAAGTCATCACCGGTTTTCGCGCGGCCTTTGGCGGCGCGCAGGCCCGCTTCAGCATAGATCCCGACCTCACCACCTTTGGCAAGATCATTGGCGGCGGTCTGCCCGTGGGTGCCTTTGGCGGCAAGCGCCGTTACATGGAACTCATCGCGCCCAGAGGCGGCGTATATCAGGCGGGCACGCTTTCGGGCAATCCGCTGGCAATGGCTGCCGGCATAGCCACCCTGCGCTACCTCAAAACCGCCGACTACGCGGCGCTTGAAAAGCGCACCCATGCCTTTGCCATGGAACTGCGCGACATTCTGGCATCCAAGGGCGTGCCGATTCAGATGCCCACCCTTGCTTCCATGTTCTGCCCCTATTTCAGCGAGCAGGAAGTCACGGATTTTGCCACCGCCACGCTGTGTGATCAGGCGCTTTTCACCACGTTCTACAAGCAGATGCGCGCTCACGGCATCTACCTTGCGCCTTCCGGCTACGAGACGGGCATGGTCTCCTTTGTCCACACGGACGAGGATTTCAACAAGGCTCTGGACGCTGCCCGCAAGGTCATTTTTTAAGTCGAACCAGCACGAAGGGAACCTCGCATGCGGGGTTCCCTTCTTTATTTTTTCCACGCAGCGGCATCCGCCGTATCCCCGTTGCCGCGCGGCACCAGACATGCCGCCGAGGGAGACCCCTTGCACAGTCCCCGCCGAATCACCGCACTTGCCTGCTATGCGCTCAGCCAGTCGGCCCTGCCTCTGGCGCAGCGTCTGGCGGATTGCCTTGCGGTCACCCCGTGGGGCCTGCCCGGTCAACTCCAGTATCCCGCACGTCCGGCCCAGCCATCAGAACACCCAGCCCACGGCAAGCCATCCGGTCTGTCCCGCGTGGAAATTTTCGCCCCATCACGGTTTTGCCCTGCGGGGGTTACACCCTTTGAAAAAATCGGCTCCCTGCTGGCGGCAACCTATAAAAATTTTGCGGCGCATGCCTTCATCGGTGCAACGGGCATAGCCGTGCGCGCGCTTGCCCCCTTGCTTGCGCACAAGAGTACCGATGCCCCTGTGGTCGTAATTGACCCTGCGGGGCAGCACGTCATAAGCCTGCTCTCCGGCCACTGGGGCGGAGCCAACGAGCTGGCCAGCCATGTGGCCCATCTGCTCGGCGCAACGGCGGTTATCACAACCGCTTCGGATACTGCCGCCCCGGTCACTCCCGGCGCAGACGACGCGCAGCCCCGCAAGGCCGCTCCTGCGCTGGATATGCTCCTGCGCAACGCGGGGCTGCTGCCCGTGGACTGGAACCGCCTGCCCGCAGCGCAGGCTGCCATGATTGAAGGAGAAAGCCTGAATCTTTGGGATCCCTGCCATGCCGTGCCGGATCATCCCCAGTTGCAGCGCCTGCCCGCAGGTGAGGCCGATGCCACGCCGCCAGAACACCGGGGCCCCCTGGTTGCGGCGCACTGGCGCGGGCTTGCACCGAGCCCCGCAATCTTGCGTGTGGCTGTTCCCCGGCTGGTGATAGGTCTGGGCTGCCGCAAAAACGCGCCCGGCGATATGGTGGAAACCGCCACGCGCAAGCTGCTGGCGGCCCAAGGGCTTGAGCCTCTGGCTGTGGCTGCGCTGGCGACCGTGAAAGAAAAATTACAGGAGCCCGCCCTGCTGGCCCTTGCCGAGCGGCTTGGCGTTCCCTTGCACGGCTTTGAAGCCGCCGACCTTGCGCGCTGCCCCACGCCCAATCCCTCTGCAGCGGCGGGCAGGCGCTTTAGCCAGCCGCCTTTCAGCGTGTGTGAAGCCGCAGCCCTGCTGGCGGCAGCGCAGATTTTTCCGGCGGGCGCGCCCCGTCTGCTCCTCCCCAAAACTATCGAGCAAGGCCAGTTGACTCTGGCCTTAGCCATCTCGGACAGGATTGAACGATGAACCCAGCCAGTCTGCATGTTGTCGGCCTCGGCCCCGGCGATGCCGCATGTCTTACCCCTCAGGCCCGCACGGCCATAGCAAATGCATCCTGCGTGGCTGGCTACAGCCTCTACATGGAACTGGTGCCGCCGGAGCTGCTGGCAGGCAAGCAGTGCATCAGCACCGGCATGCGGCACGAGGAAGAACGCTGCGCTGCAGCGGTGGACGCAGCCCTGTCAGGCCAGCCTACGGCCCTTGTCTGTTCTGGCGACCCCGGCATCTATGCACTGGCGGGTCTGGCCCTCGAGATTCTGGAAAGCCGGGGCCTTGTGGGCAGCGTGCCCTTCAATGTTGTGCCCGGCGTTCCGGCGGTGTGCGCGGCGGCAGCCCTGCTGGGCGCTCCCCTGATGCACGATTTTGCCTGCATCAGCCTGAGCGACCTGCTCACGCCGTGGGAAACCATTGAACGCAGGCTCCGTGCAGCCCTTGAGGCCGATTTTGTCTGCGCCATCTATAATCCCCGTTCCAAGGGGCGGCCCCATCATCTGGAACAGGCTCTTGAAATTGCCCGGCAATTCCGCGCGCCGCACTGCCCTGTAGGGCTTGTGCGCAAGGCCTTTCGCCCCGGCGAGGAGGCCCG includes:
- the ahbB gene encoding siroheme decarboxylase subunit beta, which codes for MSRQFTPAEQAVLRIVQDNLPDSLTPYADIAEKAGMTEAQVLELLGSLKESGAIRRFGASIKHQKTGWTHNAMVAWKIAPDLVEQCGTQASLHDHISHVYYRPSSAPDWPYELYTMIHGRSEAECLGVVEDLKRDTLLREHAVLRSLKELKKISMTYFA
- the hemL gene encoding glutamate-1-semialdehyde 2,1-aminomutase, encoding MDTTSRQLFEKACAVIPGGVNSPVRACHNVDSQPLFIAEAHGCRITDVDGHEYVDFVLSWGPMILGHDEPSVTRAVCEAAKRGTSYGAPCPAEVTLAEEVVAAMPSLEMVRMVNSGTEATMSALRLARAATKRDKVLKFVGCYHGHADPFLAAAGSGLATFSIPGTPGVPAAVVADTLLAPYNDLDAVKAIFEQHGASIAAIIVEPVAANMGLVLPKPGFLEGLRAVCDQYGSLLIFDEVITGFRAAFGGAQARFSIDPDLTTFGKIIGGGLPVGAFGGKRRYMELIAPRGGVYQAGTLSGNPLAMAAGIATLRYLKTADYAALEKRTHAFAMELRDILASKGVPIQMPTLASMFCPYFSEQEVTDFATATLCDQALFTTFYKQMRAHGIYLAPSGYETGMVSFVHTDEDFNKALDAARKVIF
- a CDS encoding cobalt-precorrin 5A hydrolase gives rise to the protein MRGSLLYFFHAAASAVSPLPRGTRHAAEGDPLHSPRRITALACYALSQSALPLAQRLADCLAVTPWGLPGQLQYPARPAQPSEHPAHGKPSGLSRVEIFAPSRFCPAGVTPFEKIGSLLAATYKNFAAHAFIGATGIAVRALAPLLAHKSTDAPVVVIDPAGQHVISLLSGHWGGANELASHVAHLLGATAVITTASDTAAPVTPGADDAQPRKAAPALDMLLRNAGLLPVDWNRLPAAQAAMIEGESLNLWDPCHAVPDHPQLQRLPAGEADATPPEHRGPLVAAHWRGLAPSPAILRVAVPRLVIGLGCRKNAPGDMVETATRKLLAAQGLEPLAVAALATVKEKLQEPALLALAERLGVPLHGFEAADLARCPTPNPSAAAGRRFSQPPFSVCEAAALLAAAQIFPAGAPRLLLPKTIEQGQLTLALAISDRIER
- the cobJ gene encoding precorrin-3B C(17)-methyltransferase, with product MNPASLHVVGLGPGDAACLTPQARTAIANASCVAGYSLYMELVPPELLAGKQCISTGMRHEEERCAAAVDAALSGQPTALVCSGDPGIYALAGLALEILESRGLVGSVPFNVVPGVPAVCAAAALLGAPLMHDFACISLSDLLTPWETIERRLRAALEADFVCAIYNPRSKGRPHHLEQALEIARQFRAPHCPVGLVRKAFRPGEEARVLRLDQFDPEQVDMLSILIIGNAESRALGNFMLTPRGYARKKTSNLGNLSK